Proteins co-encoded in one Saccharomyces cerevisiae S288C chromosome II, complete sequence genomic window:
- the CDS1 gene encoding phosphatidate cytidylyltransferase (Phosphatidate cytidylyltransferase (CDP-diglyceride synthetase); an enzyme that catalyzes that conversion of CTP + phosphate into diphosphate + CDP-diaclglyerol, a critical step in the synthesis of all major yeast phospholipids; human homolog CDS1 can complement yeast cds1 null mutant): MSDNPEMKPHGTSKEIVESVTDATSKAIDKLQEELHKDASESVTPVTKESTAATKESRKYNFFIRTVWTFVMISGFFITLASGHAWCIVLILGCQIATFKECIAVTSASGREKNLPLTKTLNWYLLFTTIYYLDGKSLFKFFQATFYEYPVLNFIVTNHKFICYCLYLMGFVLFVCSLRKGFLKFQFGSLCVTHMVLLLVVFQAHLIIKNVLNGLFWFLLPCGLVIVNDIFAYLCGITFGKTKLIEISPKKTLEGFLGAWFFTALASIILTRILSPYTYLTCPVEDLHTNFFSNLTCELNPVFLPQVYRLPPIFFDKVQINSITVKPIYFHALNLATFASLFAPFGGFFASGLKRTFKVKDFGHSIPGHGGITDRVDCQFIMGSFANLYYETFISEHRITVDTVLSTILMNLNDKQIIELIDILIRFLSKKGIISAKNFEKLADIFNVTKKSLTNHS, translated from the coding sequence ATGTCTGACAACCCTGAGATGAAACCACATGGTACGAGCAAGGAGATTGTGGAGTCGGTTACTGACGCCACCTCAAAGGCGATTGATAAATTGCAAGAAGAACTCCACAAGGACGCCAGCGAATCCGTCACGCCGGTGACCAAGGAAAGCACTGCTGCTACAAAGGAAAGCAGGAAAtacaactttttcattagaACAGTTTGGACGTTTGTTATGATCAGTGGTTTCTTCATCACCTTAGCATCGGGTCATGCATGGTGTATAGTGCTGATTTTGGGCTGCCAAATTGCTACTTTTAAAGAGTGTATTGCCGTAACAAGTGCATCTGGTCGCGAAAAGAATTTGCCATTGACAAAGACGTTGAACTGGTACCTTCTCTTCACCACTATCTATTACTTAGATGGGAAATCACTCTTCAAGTTTTTCCAAGCTACTTTTTACGAGTATCCTGTATTGAACTTTATCGTAACAAATCATAAGTTTATCTGCTATTGTCTCTATCTTATGGGATTTGTTCTGTTCGTTTGTAGTTTAAGAAAGggatttttgaaattccaGTTCGGATCATTGTGCGTTACTCATATGGTTCTTCTTCTGGTAGTATTTCAGGCTCATTTGATCATCAAAAACGTGCTCAATGGGCTATTCTGGTTCTTATTACCATGCGGGTTGGTAATTGTTAATGATATCTTCGCCTACCTGTGCGGCATTACATTCGGTAAGACTAAACTAATAGAAATCTCGCCCAAGAAAACTTTAGAAGGTTTCCTTGGTGCCTGGTTTTTCACTGCTCTAGCTAGTATTATATTAACAAGGATTCTGAGCCCTTATACTTACTTGACGTGCCCTGTTGAAGATCTCCataccaattttttctctaattTGACATGTGAACTAAACCCAGTTTTCCTTCCACAAGTTTACAGACTTCCACCCATCTTTTTCGATAAAGTTCaaatcaattcaattacaGTAAAACCAATTTATTTCCATGCTTTAAACTTAGCTACCTTTGCATCATTATTTGCGCCATTTGGAGGCTTTTTCGCATCTGGTCTAAAGAGAACTTTTAAAGTTAAAGACTTTGGCCACTCCATCCCAGGCCATGGTGGTATCACAGACAGGGTTGATTGCCAATTCATAATGGGTTCTTTTGCCAATTTGTACTATGAAACATTCATCAGCGAACACAGAATAACAGTAGATACAGTTTTATCCACTATTTTAATGAACCTGAACGACAAGCAGATTATAGAATTGATTGATATCTTGATTAGATTCCTATCTAAAAAAGGTATAATATCAGCgaagaattttgaaaagttggCTGACATCTTTAATGTGACCAAGAAATCATTGACCAATCACTCttga